One Urocitellus parryii isolate mUroPar1 chromosome 8, mUroPar1.hap1, whole genome shotgun sequence DNA window includes the following coding sequences:
- the LOC144256472 gene encoding olfactory receptor 12D1-like: MLNQTLVTEFLLLGLTDIQELKPFLFAVFLTIYLVNVAGNGAILIIVISDPRLHSPMYFFLGNLSCLDICYSTVTLPKMLENFLSTHKAITFMGCISQLHFFHFLGSTESLLLAVMAFDRFVAICKPLHYTVIMNPQLCTQMAITIWATGFFHALLHSIMTSHLNFCGPNHIHHFFCDVKPLLELACGNTELNQRLLNIVTGTLAIGPFFLTLLSYFYIITYLFLKTQSCSMLHRALSTCASHFTVFILFYAPVIFIYIRPTSGSSMDMDWLIAIMYTVVTPALNPLIYTLRNKEVKGALNRAIRRRF; encoded by the coding sequence ATGCTGAATCAAACTTTAGTCActgaatttcttcttctgggatTGACAGACATTCAAGAATTGAAgccttttctttttgctgttttcCTCACCATCTACCTTGTGAATGTGGCTGGGAATGGAGCTATCCTGATTATTGTCATCTCTGATCCTAGACTCCACTCACCTATGTATTTCTTCCTGGGAAACCTGTCATGTCTAGATATCTGCTACTCCACGGTGACACTGCCAAAGATGCTGGAGAACTTCCTCTCTACACACAAAGCAATAACTTTCATGGGATGCATAAGCCAACTTCATTTCTTCCACTTCCTGGGTAGCACAGAGTCCCTGTTGCTGGCAGTGATGGCATTTGACCGCTTTGTGGCTATCTGCAAACCACTTCATTACACTGTCATCATGAATCCCCAGCTCTGCACCCAAATGGCTATCACCATCTGGGCCACTGGATTTTTCCATGCCCTGCTGCACTCCATAATGACATCTCACTTGAACTTCTGTGGTCCCAACCACATCCATCACTTCTTCTGTGATGTTAAGCCGTTGCTGGAGTTGGCCTGTGGGAACACTGAGCTCAACCAGAGGCTACTCAACATTGTCACAGGGACCCTTGCCATAGGCCCCTTCTTTCTGACCCTTCTCTCCTATTTCTACATTATCACCTACCTCTTCCTCAAGACCCAGTCCTGCAGCATGCTTCATAGAGCACTGTCCACCTGTGCCTCCCACTTCACggtgtttattcttttctatgcTCCTGTTATCTTCATCTACATTCGCCCTACCTCAGGGAGCTCCATGGACATGGACTGGCTCATTGCCATCATGTACACTGTAGTCACTCCTGCACTAAATCCATTGATCTATACTTTGAGGAACAAGGAAGTGAAGGGTGCCTTGAATAGGGCAATCAGAAGGAGGTTCTGA